A stretch of Rhododendron vialii isolate Sample 1 chromosome 4a, ASM3025357v1 DNA encodes these proteins:
- the LOC131322488 gene encoding jasmonate-induced oxygenase 2-like, with amino-acid sequence MNCTLLTWPEPIVRVQSLSDSGITVIPEQYIKPPSDRPATTTSPNPLDSPATEVHDIPIIDLSNLLSPDSTLRHGTMSLVSRACREWGFFQAVNHGVSHDLMSRMREVWREFFNLLPVEEKQRYANTPGTYEGYGSRLGVEKGIKLDWSDYFFLNYLPESVQDQNKWPTRPLACRELVAEYGNELATFCGKLMNVFSANLGLEEEYLQKAFGGEEVGACLRVNYYPKCPQPDLTLGLSPHSDPGGMTLLLPDEHVSGLQVRRGEKWVTVKPVPNAFIVNIGDQLQVISNATYKSVEHRVIVNSSRERVSIAFFYNPKGNIPIEPAKELVKEDKPTLYPAMTFNEYRMFIRRMGPCGKSQVDSLRPHAN; translated from the exons ATGAACTGCACGCTACTAACATGGCCAGAACCAATAGTCAGGGTCCAATCCCTATCCGACAGTGGCATAACCGTAATCCCCGAACAGTACATAAAACCACCATCCGACAGGCCTGCTACCACTACTTCTCCCAACCCTCTCGACTCACCCGCGACTGAAGTCCACGACATCCCGATCATTGACCTCTCCAACCTACTCTCCCCAGACTCCACTCTCCGCCACGGCACAATGAGCCTCGTCTCACGCGCGTGCCGCGAGTGGGGTTTTTTCCAAGCGGTGAACCATGGCGTGAGCCACGACCTGATGAGCCGCATGAGAGAGGTATGGCGCGAGTTCTTTAATCTTCTTCCAGTTGAGGAGAAGCAAAGGTATGCGAATACCCCGGGGACTTACGAGGGGTACGGAAGCCGGTTAGGAGTCGAGAAAGGGATTAAGCTGGATTGGAGTGATTATTTCTTCCTTAATTATCTTCCTGAGTCAGTACAGGATCAGAATAAGTGGCCTACTCGTCCTCTCGCTTGCAG GGAACTGGTTGCAGAGTACGGAAACGAACTGGCAACATTTTGTGGGAAGTTGATGAATGTTTTCTCAGCGAATCTTGGGTTAGAAGAGGAGTACCTCCAAAAAGCATTTGGAGGTGAAGAAGTGGGTGCTTGCTTAAGGGTGAACTACTATCCAAAGTGTCCACAACCGGACCTAACACTGGGTCTTTCCCCACATTCGGACCCAGGTGGCATGACCCTTCTTCTCCCTGATGAACATGTCTCTGGACTACAAGTCCGGAGAGGAGAGAAATGGGTCACCGTTAAGCCTGTCCCTAATGCTTTCATTGTCAACATTGGTGATCAACTTCAG GTAATAAGCAATGCAACATACAAGAGCGTGGAGCATCGGGTGATTGTGAATTCATCTAGAGAGAGAGTATCGATTGCCTTCTTCTACAATCCGAAGGGCAACATTCCCATCGAACCCGCTAAGGAGCTCGTAAAAGAGGACAAGCCTACCCTTTACCCGGCAATGACGTTCAACGAGTACAGAATGTTCATTAGGAGGATGGGTCCTTGTGGCAAGTCACAAGTTGATTCACTACGTCCCCACgctaattaa